One Melitaea cinxia chromosome 17, ilMelCinx1.1, whole genome shotgun sequence genomic region harbors:
- the LOC123661855 gene encoding uncharacterized protein LOC123661855, translated as MKNKKKSNVKQRLHLLSLKVHLTNIRGLHSNLVAVHHHLETERPYLLFLTETQIGSPADVTYLQYPGYSLEHNFKSHAGVCMFARDDVCCRRLRNLEIPNLSIMWCLLDTVMEQIVYACTYRSHSGDRETTRMFDYLSETADVVQRRYPAAQMVFLGDFNAHHQDWLFPYQNTDHAGRKALKFALSLDLTQLVQEATRVPDVDDHTPNCLDLLLTTDPDRSSVSVAAPLGTSDHCVVKSVSNFHPLDTGPTGTRRVWRYKLTDWDEMRHFFASYPWRRTCFSSCDPSSCEQEISEVIRQGMEYFIPFADVSLDGKIPRWHNAECAEAAAHKDSVCSVG; from the coding sequence AtgaagaacaagaaaaaaagtaaCGTTAAACAGCGGCTGCACCTCCTCTCTCTTAAAGTGCACCTCACCAACATACGAGGATTGCACTCAAATCTCGTTGCAGTCCACCACCACCTGGAGACTGAGAGGCcgtatttactttttcttacgGAGACGCAAATTGGTAGCCCAGCAGATGTAACGTACCTGCAGTACCCTGGGTATTCGCtcgaacataattttaaatctcacgCTGGAGTCTGTATGTTTGCTCGTGATGATGTCTGCTGCCGGCGTCTACGTAACTTAGAGATACCCAACCTTTCCATCATGTGGTGTTTATTGGACACGGTCATGGAGCAGATTGTGTATGCCTGTACCTATCGGTCGCACAGTGGTGATCGGGAGACAACTCGGATGTTCGATTATCTCAGTGAGACGGCTGACGTGGTCCAACGTCGGTATCCGGCTGCCCAAATGGTATTTCTGGGGGATTTTAACGCTCACCACCAAGACTGGCTGTTCCCATACCAGAATACCGACCACGCTGGGAGAAAGGCGCTCAAATTTGCCCTGTCGCTAGATCTTACCCAGCTAGTCCAAGAAGCAACACGAGTACCCGACGTTGACGACCATACACCTAATTGTTTGGACCTTCTGTTGACAACTGACCCAGACCGGTCCTCGGTATCAGTTGCAGCTCCCCTGGGCACATCTGATCACTGTGTGGTAAAGTCAGTATCTAACTTTCACCCTCTGGATACAGGTCCTACCGGAACCAGACGTGTGTGGCGATATAAGTTGAcagattgggatgagatgcgacACTTTTTTGCATCCTACCCTTGGCGGCGGACTTGCTTCTCTTCCTGTGACCCGTCGAGTTGCGAACAAGAAATATCGGAAGTGATACGTCAGGGGATGGAGTACTTCATTCCATTTGCTGATGTATCACTAGATGGCAAGATCCCTAGGTGGCATAATGCAGAATGTGCCGAAGCTGCAGCCCATAAGGACAGCGTTTGCAGCGTGGGCTGA